The following are encoded in a window of Carassius auratus strain Wakin chromosome 6, ASM336829v1, whole genome shotgun sequence genomic DNA:
- the LOC113094587 gene encoding 6-phosphofructo-2-kinase/fructose-2,6-bisphosphatase 4-like isoform X2 has translation MRNSSCFRDGQDRDGTVCMTNCPTLIVTVGLPARGKTYISKKLTRYLNWIGVPTKEFNVGQYRRECVKIYKSFEFFRPDNEEGLKIRKQCALAALNDVRQYLSVEGGQVAVFDATNTTRERRATITRFAEQNGYKVFFVESVCEDPSIIAENIVQVKLDSPDYTDCNTEEVIQDFMKRIRCYEKSYQPLDENLDRELSYIKIMDVGQRYLVNRVLDHIQSRIVYYLMNIHITPRSIYLCRHGESDLNVRGRIGGDSGLSPRGKEFAQCLGRFIQDQNIKDLKVWTSQMKRTIQTAEALGVAYEQWKALNEIDAGVCEEMMYEEIQEHYPLEFALRDQDKYRYRYPKGESYEDLVQRLEPVIMELERQENVLVICHQAVMRCLLAYFLDKSAEELPYLKCPLHTVLKLTPVAYGCKVESIYLNVEAVNTHRDKPENVDISRLSEEALFTVPAHY, from the exons TTTGCATGACCAACTGTCCCACTCTCATTGTGACTGTTGGCCTGCCAGCGAGAGGCAAAACCTACATTTCTAAAAAACTCACACGCTACCTCAACTGGATTGGTGTACCAACAAAAG aattcaatGTGGGGCAGTATCGGAGGGAATGTGTGAAAATCTACAAGAGCTTTGAATTCTTTCGCCCTGATAATGAGGAAGGGCTGAAGATAAGAAA gCAGTGTGCTTTGGCTGCACTCAATGACGTCAGACAGTACCTCAGTGTTGAGGGCGGCCAGGTTGCT gtgtttGATGCCACAAACACAACCAGAGAAAGAAGGGCCACCATCACGagatttgcagaacaaaatggcTATAAG gtgTTTTTTGTGGAGTCTGTGTGTGAAGACCCCAGCATTATTGCAGAGAACATTGTG CAGGTGAAGCTAGACAGTCCGGACTACACTGACTGCAACACTGAAGAAGTCATCCAGGACTTTATGAAGAGGATCAGATGCTATGAGAAGAGCTACCAGCCACTGGATGAAAACCTGGACAG AGAGTTGTCATACATTAAAATCATGGACGTGGGTCAGCGGTATCTGGTGAACCGTGTACTCGACCACATCCAGAGCAGAATCGTTTATTATCTGATGAACATCCACATCACACCGCGCTCTATCTACCTCTGTCGACATGGAGAGAGCGACCTTAACGTCAGAGGTCGCATCGGAGGGGATTCAGGCCTGTCGCCCCGCGGTAAAGAG TTCGCTCAGTGTCTAGGGAGGTTTATACAGGATCAGAATATAAAGGATCTCAAGGTGTGGACGAGTCAGATGAAGCGGACCATTCAGACCGCTGAGGCGCTGGGTGTAGCGTATGAACAGTGGAAAGCCCTCAATGAGATTGATGCT GGTGTTTGTGAGGAGATGATGTATGAGGAGATCCAGGAACATTATCCTCTGGAGTTCGCCCTCAGGGACCAGGACAAATATCGCTACCGTTACCCTAAAGGAGAG TCTTATGAGGATCTTGTCCAGCGATTGGAGCCAGTCATTATGGAGCTTGAGCGGCAGGAGAATGTGTTGGTTATTTGTCACCAGGCTGTTATGCGCTGTCTGCTTGCTTACTTCCTGGACAAGAGTGCAG AAGAGCTGCCGTACCTGAAATGCCCCCTACACACAGTCCTGAAGCTTACTCCTGTGGCCTATG GCTGCAAAGTGGAGTCGATCTATCTTAATGTGGAGgcggtgaacacacacagagacaaaccgGAG AATGTGGACATTTCCCGTCTGTCAGAGGAGGCGCTTTTCACTGTTCCAGCCCACTACTGA
- the LOC113094587 gene encoding 6-phosphofructo-2-kinase/fructose-2,6-bisphosphatase 4-like isoform X1: protein MSSTEDVIMAIPRELTQNPLRKIWMPCKNGLPDKHISQKRVCMTNCPTLIVTVGLPARGKTYISKKLTRYLNWIGVPTKEFNVGQYRRECVKIYKSFEFFRPDNEEGLKIRKQCALAALNDVRQYLSVEGGQVAVFDATNTTRERRATITRFAEQNGYKVFFVESVCEDPSIIAENIVQVKLDSPDYTDCNTEEVIQDFMKRIRCYEKSYQPLDENLDRELSYIKIMDVGQRYLVNRVLDHIQSRIVYYLMNIHITPRSIYLCRHGESDLNVRGRIGGDSGLSPRGKEFAQCLGRFIQDQNIKDLKVWTSQMKRTIQTAEALGVAYEQWKALNEIDAGVCEEMMYEEIQEHYPLEFALRDQDKYRYRYPKGESYEDLVQRLEPVIMELERQENVLVICHQAVMRCLLAYFLDKSAEELPYLKCPLHTVLKLTPVAYGCKVESIYLNVEAVNTHRDKPENVDISRLSEEALFTVPAHY from the exons TTTGCATGACCAACTGTCCCACTCTCATTGTGACTGTTGGCCTGCCAGCGAGAGGCAAAACCTACATTTCTAAAAAACTCACACGCTACCTCAACTGGATTGGTGTACCAACAAAAG aattcaatGTGGGGCAGTATCGGAGGGAATGTGTGAAAATCTACAAGAGCTTTGAATTCTTTCGCCCTGATAATGAGGAAGGGCTGAAGATAAGAAA gCAGTGTGCTTTGGCTGCACTCAATGACGTCAGACAGTACCTCAGTGTTGAGGGCGGCCAGGTTGCT gtgtttGATGCCACAAACACAACCAGAGAAAGAAGGGCCACCATCACGagatttgcagaacaaaatggcTATAAG gtgTTTTTTGTGGAGTCTGTGTGTGAAGACCCCAGCATTATTGCAGAGAACATTGTG CAGGTGAAGCTAGACAGTCCGGACTACACTGACTGCAACACTGAAGAAGTCATCCAGGACTTTATGAAGAGGATCAGATGCTATGAGAAGAGCTACCAGCCACTGGATGAAAACCTGGACAG AGAGTTGTCATACATTAAAATCATGGACGTGGGTCAGCGGTATCTGGTGAACCGTGTACTCGACCACATCCAGAGCAGAATCGTTTATTATCTGATGAACATCCACATCACACCGCGCTCTATCTACCTCTGTCGACATGGAGAGAGCGACCTTAACGTCAGAGGTCGCATCGGAGGGGATTCAGGCCTGTCGCCCCGCGGTAAAGAG TTCGCTCAGTGTCTAGGGAGGTTTATACAGGATCAGAATATAAAGGATCTCAAGGTGTGGACGAGTCAGATGAAGCGGACCATTCAGACCGCTGAGGCGCTGGGTGTAGCGTATGAACAGTGGAAAGCCCTCAATGAGATTGATGCT GGTGTTTGTGAGGAGATGATGTATGAGGAGATCCAGGAACATTATCCTCTGGAGTTCGCCCTCAGGGACCAGGACAAATATCGCTACCGTTACCCTAAAGGAGAG TCTTATGAGGATCTTGTCCAGCGATTGGAGCCAGTCATTATGGAGCTTGAGCGGCAGGAGAATGTGTTGGTTATTTGTCACCAGGCTGTTATGCGCTGTCTGCTTGCTTACTTCCTGGACAAGAGTGCAG AAGAGCTGCCGTACCTGAAATGCCCCCTACACACAGTCCTGAAGCTTACTCCTGTGGCCTATG GCTGCAAAGTGGAGTCGATCTATCTTAATGTGGAGgcggtgaacacacacagagacaaaccgGAG AATGTGGACATTTCCCGTCTGTCAGAGGAGGCGCTTTTCACTGTTCCAGCCCACTACTGA